The following are from one region of the Rhodospirillales bacterium genome:
- a CDS encoding alpha/beta hydrolase, with translation MTASLTYLASTGDVRIAYARAAGSGPGVVFLGGFMSDMTGTKATALEAWARDRSRAFVRFDYRGHGASEGAFEDGTIGTWLADALAVLDGATEGPQVLVGSSMGGWIALLAARARPARIAGLLGIAAAPDFTRRMWQDEFGEREREAIRRDGRVTVPSEYSEDGYVITRDLLDEAEQHMLLDAPIPIRCPVRLLHGMRDEAVPWDTSLRIAEQLEADDVEATLVGSGDHRLSEPADIERMLRTLEDLIEAASGQDS, from the coding sequence GTGACTGCCAGCCTCACCTACCTTGCCTCGACCGGCGACGTGCGCATCGCGTATGCGCGCGCTGCCGGCTCCGGGCCTGGCGTCGTGTTCCTGGGCGGCTTCATGTCGGACATGACCGGCACCAAGGCGACCGCACTCGAGGCCTGGGCGCGCGACCGGAGCCGCGCTTTCGTCCGGTTCGACTATCGCGGTCACGGCGCCTCGGAGGGCGCATTCGAGGACGGGACGATCGGCACCTGGCTGGCTGACGCGCTGGCCGTGCTGGACGGGGCAACCGAAGGCCCGCAAGTCCTCGTCGGCTCCAGCATGGGCGGCTGGATCGCCCTGCTTGCGGCGCGCGCGCGCCCTGCGCGGATCGCCGGTCTGCTCGGCATCGCGGCCGCACCCGACTTCACGCGCCGCATGTGGCAGGACGAATTCGGCGAGCGCGAACGGGAGGCCATCCGGCGCGACGGGCGCGTGACCGTTCCGTCCGAGTACAGCGAAGACGGCTACGTGATTACCCGGGACCTCCTGGACGAGGCCGAGCAGCACATGCTGCTGGATGCGCCCATCCCGATCCGCTGCCCCGTCCGCCTGCTGCACGGCATGCGGGACGAGGCGGTGCCCTGGGATACCTCGCTCCGGATTGCCGAGCAGCTCGAGGCCGATGATGTCGAGGCCACCCTTGTCGGAAGCGGCGACCACCGGCTGTCCGAACCGGCCGACATCGAACGAATGCTGCGCACGCTCGAGGACCTCATAGAGGCGGCTTCGGGCCAGGACAGCTGA
- a CDS encoding amino acid dehydrogenase produces MSGHKPKEVNLINYQTLVIPGFEKILRCREPESGLSAVIAVHDTTLGPAMGGCRMWSYGSEDDALADAQRLARGMTFKAALAGLPLGGGKAVIIGDPRREKSPKLFRAFGRAVEHLHGTYVTGEDVGTSVEDMDEVRRETRHVAGVADGSGDPSPMTALGVLHGIRAAVRHRYGADSLDSFTVAVQGLGHVGFHLSRLLHDAGAQLIVSDVVADRVQRAVRAFGAVPVEPEAIAGAEAEVFAPCALGGAINAVTRRRLKAGVIAGAANNQLETPGDGMALHRDGVLYAPDYVINAGGLISVAWDILRRGEAYDRATVSVDVTKIGDRLDAIFRTSGSSDRPPEQVADAMARECLAVPAVA; encoded by the coding sequence GTGTCCGGCCATAAGCCAAAGGAGGTGAACCTGATCAACTATCAGACGTTGGTGATTCCCGGATTCGAGAAAATCCTCCGGTGCAGGGAGCCGGAGAGCGGATTGAGCGCCGTGATCGCTGTCCACGATACGACGTTGGGACCGGCGATGGGCGGCTGCCGCATGTGGAGCTACGGAAGTGAAGATGATGCGCTGGCCGACGCACAGCGTTTGGCCCGCGGCATGACCTTCAAGGCGGCGTTGGCCGGGTTGCCCCTGGGCGGCGGCAAGGCGGTGATCATCGGCGATCCGCGCCGCGAGAAGTCGCCGAAGCTCTTCAGGGCCTTCGGCCGCGCAGTGGAACATCTGCACGGGACTTACGTGACCGGCGAGGACGTGGGCACGTCGGTGGAGGACATGGACGAGGTGCGCCGTGAGACCCGGCATGTTGCGGGCGTGGCGGACGGCAGCGGGGACCCGTCACCGATGACGGCCCTGGGCGTGCTGCACGGAATCCGGGCCGCCGTTCGGCATCGTTACGGCGCTGACAGTCTCGACAGCTTCACGGTCGCCGTACAGGGTCTCGGGCACGTGGGCTTCCACCTGTCCCGGCTGCTGCACGATGCCGGTGCGCAGCTGATCGTGAGCGATGTGGTGGCGGATCGCGTGCAACGGGCGGTGCGCGCATTTGGCGCTGTCCCCGTCGAGCCGGAGGCGATTGCCGGCGCGGAGGCGGAGGTGTTCGCGCCGTGCGCGCTCGGCGGCGCTATCAATGCGGTGACGCGGCGGCGGCTCAAGGCCGGCGTGATCGCGGGTGCTGCCAACAACCAGCTTGAAACCCCCGGGGACGGCATGGCGCTGCACCGGGACGGCGTGCTCTATGCGCCTGACTATGTGATCAACGCCGGCGGACTGATCAGCGTGGCATGGGACATTCTCCGGCGGGGCGAGGCCTACGACCGGGCCACCGTGAGCGTGGACGTCACGAAGATCGGTGATCGCCTGGACGCGATCTTCCGGACGAGCGGCAGCAGCGACCGCCCGCCCGAGCAGGTTGCCGACGCGATGGCTCGGGAGTGCCTAGCGGTGCCGGCCGTAGCCTGA